One region of Juglans regia cultivar Chandler chromosome 4, Walnut 2.0, whole genome shotgun sequence genomic DNA includes:
- the LOC118348222 gene encoding uncharacterized mitochondrial protein AtMg00820-like: MTLDGLKAMLDELKALYANNTWTLVPRESSMNVIGCKWIFKTKLNADGTLDRLKASLVAKGFHQIAGINYHETFSPVIHPSTIRTVITIALIKHWDIRQLDVKNAFLHGDLNEPVYMEQPLGFIHSSHIGLDVHSPDGQQQAVVYFLVVTVFLGQQKIAYCLSLKH, encoded by the exons ATGACCCTGGATGGACTCAAAGCCATGCTTGATGAGCTAAAAGCCTTGTATGCCAATAATACATGGACTCTTGTTCCTCGTGAGTCCTCTATGAATGTtattggttgcaaatggatTTTTAAGACCAAACTCAATGCAGATGGAACACTTGATCGGTTGAAAGCTAGTCTGGTAGCCAAAGGCTTTCACCAAATAGCTggtattaactatcatgaaacCTTTTCTCCGGTGATCCATCCAAGCACTATACGGACTGTTATTACTATTGCCTTGATCAAACATTGGGACATTCGACAGCtggatgtcaagaatgcttttctCCATGGTGATCTCAATGAACCCGTCTACATGGAACAACCTCTAGGTTTTATCCACTCTTCtcat attgggctggATGTGCACTCACCCGACGGTCAACAACAGGCTGTTGTGTATTTCTTGGTAGTAACAGTATTTCTTGGACAGCAAAAAATAGCATACTGTCTCTCGCTCAAGCATTGA